The following are encoded in a window of Chroococcidiopsis sp. TS-821 genomic DNA:
- a CDS encoding serine/threonine-protein kinase gives MSYCLNPNCSNPQNSSSRQTCAACGAPLLLRDRYRALQALAQGGFGATFLAQDVTLPGEPKCVIKQLRPSATSSEALDMARKLFAREAKTLGKIGSHPQVPRLLDYFEDSEQFYLVQEYINGLTLQQEVKRSGPFSETGVKQFLSEILPTLQYLHSQQVIHRDIKPANIIRRHEDCKLVLIDFGAVKDQVSQTTSMSENTALTAFAVGTPGFAPPEQLAMRPVYASDIYALGVTCIYLLTGKSPKDLDYNSSTGEMVWQNKVQISDRFRKVLQKMVEGSVRHRYQSPNEVLTALELEPYMDSLANSMAAQPSAVRKPKLPRKVKQATPTTTPVATTTSAYTGSSAAQSRAQLAAAIRARRANLTEASNTSIQSPLPSVALTSAPSTVGAKPKSPPRKLDANNLVLSYIKGRRDFASYDLSLLDLQRVDLSEVNFRAAKLDRTNFFKCILSGNDFSHASLKRTNFREAILTKAYFHSADLEGADFRGANLSYADFSEAHLKNVNLCGANLTGAKVSDEQLAQAKVNWMTVRPNGKRGWF, from the coding sequence ATGAGCTACTGCCTAAATCCCAACTGTTCCAATCCGCAAAACTCCAGTTCTCGTCAGACCTGTGCAGCTTGTGGCGCTCCATTATTATTACGCGATCGCTACCGCGCGCTGCAAGCACTAGCACAAGGTGGTTTCGGTGCAACGTTTTTAGCCCAGGATGTTACTTTACCTGGCGAACCCAAATGCGTTATCAAGCAGCTACGACCTTCGGCTACATCGTCAGAAGCTTTAGACATGGCACGAAAACTTTTTGCCCGGGAAGCTAAAACTTTGGGTAAAATAGGCAGTCATCCACAAGTTCCCAGACTACTTGACTACTTTGAAGATAGCGAACAATTCTATTTGGTTCAAGAGTACATTAATGGTTTAACGCTGCAACAAGAAGTCAAACGCTCTGGTCCGTTTAGCGAAACTGGGGTAAAACAATTTTTGAGTGAAATTCTGCCAACGCTGCAATATCTCCATAGCCAACAGGTCATTCACCGAGACATCAAACCCGCGAATATTATTCGCCGTCATGAGGACTGTAAACTCGTTTTGATCGATTTTGGTGCAGTGAAAGACCAAGTGAGTCAAACAACGAGTATGTCAGAAAATACAGCATTAACAGCTTTTGCGGTGGGAACTCCAGGTTTCGCGCCGCCTGAACAACTCGCGATGCGTCCTGTCTACGCAAGTGACATTTACGCTCTTGGGGTGACTTGCATCTATCTTCTCACAGGAAAATCTCCCAAGGATCTCGACTATAATTCCTCAACGGGAGAAATGGTGTGGCAAAACAAAGTACAGATTAGCGATCGCTTTCGCAAAGTCTTACAAAAAATGGTAGAAGGTTCGGTGCGACATCGCTACCAATCACCTAATGAGGTTCTCACCGCACTCGAACTCGAACCCTACATGGATAGCTTAGCGAATAGCATGGCGGCGCAGCCTTCAGCGGTACGTAAACCCAAATTACCCCGCAAGGTGAAGCAAGCGACACCGACAACAACCCCAGTAGCGACTACAACAAGTGCTTACACAGGAAGTAGCGCTGCGCAATCGCGGGCACAACTGGCTGCGGCTATTCGTGCCAGAAGAGCCAATTTGACTGAAGCATCGAATACATCAATACAGTCTCCACTACCATCAGTTGCGCTGACTTCTGCACCTTCAACAGTTGGAGCCAAGCCTAAATCACCACCAAGAAAGCTCGATGCGAATAATTTAGTCTTATCTTATATCAAAGGTAGAAGAGATTTTGCTTCTTACGATCTCAGTTTACTTGACCTACAGCGAGTAGATTTATCGGAAGTTAACTTTCGCGCAGCAAAATTAGACCGCACAAATTTTTTTAAATGTATTTTGTCAGGTAATGACTTTAGCCACGCTAGCCTCAAGCGTACTAATTTTAGAGAAGCGATCTTAACAAAAGCGTACTTTCATTCTGCCGATCTAGAAGGAGCCGATTTTCGCGGTGCTAACTTAAGCTACGCTGACTTCAGCGAAGCTCATTTAAAAAATGTGAATTTGTGTGGTGCTAACCTTACTGGGGCAAAAGTTTCGGACGAGCAACTAGCACAAGCTAAAGTAAATTGGATGACCGTACGCCCTAATGGTAAGCGCGGTTGGTTTTAG
- the pheT gene encoding phenylalanine--tRNA ligase subunit beta, with translation MRISLNWLQELVELTLSPEELAETLTMAGFEVEEIEDRRLWAEGVVVGKVLECDRHPNADKLSVTKVDVGTASPEPLNIVCGAPNVRAGIYVPVATVGTYLPKIDVKIKAAKLRGVRSEGMICSLAELGLAKESAGIHIFEQELELGSDVRPLLGLDDVILDLTATANRADALSMVGVAREVAAITGKTVRLPEAPEISIPDGKKNLTLKISQPQACPAYIGTVIESVKIAPSPAWLQQRLQAAGTRPINNVVDITNYILLEWGQPLHAFDRDRLLAVSGAQADLTIGVRFARSGETLKTLDGQMRALSSQALLITARDEPVALAGVMGGEATEVHEGTQNLVLEAALFDPVAIRRSARSQGLRTEASARYERGINAAELELACRRAIMLIQELAGGVPVQQEFADARPDIGTTSRSIELRLDRVNQVLGPIDLEDTTGELQPETIQQILTALGCQVKPSSEQQRVLTVTVPPYRHRDLEREIDLIEEIARLYGYDRFCDTLPDKTEPGYLSLEQQLTRQIREAFRAAGLTELMHYSLVKPGQERQIVLTNPIFVEYSALRTDLISGLIDAFQYNLEQGNGSLNGFEIGRIFWQEEDGLLEAEAIGGILGGDPTQGKWISGGKERPLTWFEAKGVLESVFQRLGLKVEYQPSHQDSRLHPGRTASLWLQGNHLGNFGQIHPQLRQEKGLPDAVYVFQLDLDVILDYWDRDEVLVPKFRSYSTYPASPRDIAFFAHLEISVAEIERAIALAAGELLESVELFDEYRGERVPQGQRSLAFRLVYRAPNRTLTDEDIEPVHQKVRESLVEKFGVNLRS, from the coding sequence ATGCGTATTTCTCTAAATTGGCTACAAGAACTTGTTGAGTTGACGCTTTCTCCTGAAGAATTGGCAGAAACGTTGACAATGGCAGGGTTTGAAGTAGAAGAAATTGAAGATCGCCGTCTATGGGCGGAAGGTGTGGTTGTGGGAAAAGTGCTAGAGTGCGATCGCCATCCAAATGCGGATAAACTCAGCGTTACTAAAGTCGATGTCGGAACGGCTTCCCCAGAACCATTAAATATTGTCTGTGGTGCGCCGAATGTCCGTGCGGGAATATATGTACCCGTCGCCACAGTAGGTACTTACCTGCCCAAAATTGACGTCAAAATCAAAGCCGCAAAACTACGCGGAGTACGTTCGGAAGGCATGATTTGCTCTTTAGCTGAGTTAGGACTTGCTAAAGAATCCGCAGGAATTCATATTTTTGAGCAGGAACTCGAATTAGGCAGTGACGTGCGCCCGTTGCTCGGTTTAGATGATGTCATTTTAGACTTGACAGCAACTGCCAATCGTGCTGATGCATTAAGCATGGTAGGTGTCGCGCGCGAAGTTGCTGCAATTACGGGAAAAACAGTGCGGTTACCAGAAGCTCCAGAAATTTCTATTCCTGATGGCAAGAAGAATTTAACGCTCAAAATATCGCAGCCACAAGCTTGCCCTGCGTATATTGGTACAGTGATTGAGTCAGTCAAAATTGCTCCTTCACCTGCATGGTTACAACAAAGATTGCAAGCTGCTGGAACTCGCCCGATCAACAACGTTGTTGATATTACAAACTATATTTTACTCGAATGGGGTCAACCACTTCATGCGTTTGACCGCGATCGCCTTTTAGCCGTCAGTGGTGCTCAAGCAGATTTAACCATTGGCGTTCGATTCGCGCGCTCAGGGGAAACGCTCAAAACGCTCGATGGTCAAATGCGCGCGCTTTCCAGTCAAGCTTTACTAATTACCGCACGCGACGAACCAGTAGCCTTAGCGGGAGTTATGGGCGGCGAAGCCACCGAAGTGCATGAGGGTACGCAAAATCTCGTTTTAGAAGCCGCCCTGTTCGATCCTGTCGCGATTCGGCGATCGGCGCGCAGTCAAGGTTTACGTACTGAAGCTTCCGCAAGATATGAGCGGGGAATCAACGCGGCTGAATTAGAATTAGCCTGTCGTCGAGCCATAATGCTGATTCAGGAACTAGCAGGTGGCGTTCCCGTGCAACAAGAATTTGCTGACGCAAGACCTGATATTGGCACAACATCACGTTCGATTGAATTACGGCTCGATCGCGTTAACCAAGTTTTAGGACCAATTGACTTAGAAGACACGACTGGCGAACTCCAACCCGAAACTATTCAGCAAATTCTTACCGCCCTTGGATGTCAGGTAAAACCATCATCCGAACAACAAAGAGTTTTGACTGTCACTGTTCCACCGTATCGTCATCGCGACCTAGAGCGTGAAATTGACTTAATTGAAGAAATTGCGCGACTGTATGGCTACGATCGCTTTTGCGATACTTTACCTGATAAAACAGAACCTGGCTATCTTTCCTTAGAACAGCAACTGACGCGCCAAATCCGCGAAGCTTTCCGCGCCGCTGGGCTAACTGAATTAATGCATTACTCGCTCGTCAAACCAGGACAAGAGCGACAAATCGTCCTTACTAACCCAATTTTTGTGGAGTATTCAGCGCTACGGACTGATTTGATTTCTGGTTTAATCGATGCTTTTCAATACAATCTAGAGCAGGGGAATGGTAGCCTCAATGGTTTTGAAATCGGGCGCATTTTCTGGCAAGAAGAAGACGGATTACTCGAAGCTGAGGCTATTGGCGGTATTTTAGGCGGCGATCCAACTCAAGGAAAGTGGATATCGGGTGGAAAAGAGCGTCCGCTAACCTGGTTTGAAGCTAAAGGCGTTTTAGAAAGTGTTTTTCAACGCTTGGGGCTAAAAGTAGAATACCAACCGAGCCACCAAGATTCGCGCTTGCATCCAGGTCGTACAGCGTCGTTATGGTTGCAGGGAAATCATTTGGGTAATTTTGGACAAATCCATCCGCAATTACGCCAAGAAAAAGGCTTACCAGATGCTGTTTACGTCTTTCAACTCGATTTAGATGTGATTCTAGATTACTGGGATCGCGACGAAGTTTTAGTACCAAAATTCCGTTCGTATTCTACTTACCCAGCGTCACCCAGAGATATTGCATTTTTTGCGCATCTCGAAATCTCTGTTGCGGAAATAGAACGCGCGATCGCACTGGCGGCGGGAGAATTGCTCGAATCTGTTGAATTGTTCGATGAATATCGTGGCGAACGCGTCCCCCAAGGACAAAGAAGTTTAGCGTTTCGTTTAGTGTATCGCGCCCCAAATCGCACTTTGACAGATGAGGACATCGAACCCGTACACCAAAAAGTGCGAGAATCTTTGGTAGAAAAATTTGGCGTGAATCTGCGAAGTTGA
- a CDS encoding YciI family protein translates to MPKYVMWGSYCEDVLEKRAPHRQAHLDGLAAQKESGVLITIGPTKDLTKVFGIYEAEDEATVRQLVEADPYWKNGVWTEYFIKEWIQAF, encoded by the coding sequence ATGCCTAAGTACGTAATGTGGGGAAGTTATTGCGAGGATGTGCTAGAAAAACGCGCTCCTCATCGACAAGCTCATCTCGACGGGCTAGCTGCGCAAAAAGAGTCAGGTGTATTGATTACAATTGGTCCAACGAAGGATTTAACCAAGGTTTTTGGCATCTACGAAGCTGAAGATGAAGCAACAGTTCGTCAACTTGTTGAAGCCGATCCTTATTGGAAAAATGGCGTTTGGACAGAATACTTTATTAAAGAGTGGATTCAAGCTTTTTAA
- a CDS encoding cobalt-precorrin-6A reductase: MPIPPAIEPLPSGTVCGKLWLIGGTQESVAIAAAIAQADICCIISVTTPSAQSLYHPAPCLTVWVGRLTRAQIPNFIKQHQIAAIVDASHPYAVEVSQNAIAAAQHLQVPYLRYERPILSSNNVDGKAEHFDSFEALLSTNRLQNKRVLLTVGYRPLHLFQAWHDRATLFARILPSAIAIEAATQAGFTPDRLICLRPPISAELELALWRQWQIQLAITKASGKPGGEETKRLVATQLGIPLITISRPTVNYPQQTSDLSVALDFCRQYLN, from the coding sequence TTGCCTATTCCTCCCGCTATTGAGCCGCTTCCATCTGGTACTGTGTGTGGTAAGTTGTGGTTGATTGGCGGAACCCAAGAAAGTGTTGCGATCGCTGCGGCAATTGCACAGGCAGATATCTGCTGTATTATCTCTGTTACAACTCCTTCAGCGCAATCGCTTTACCATCCTGCACCGTGTTTAACAGTGTGGGTAGGGCGTTTAACGCGCGCTCAGATCCCTAATTTTATCAAACAACACCAAATTGCAGCAATTGTGGATGCTTCACATCCTTATGCTGTCGAAGTTTCGCAAAATGCGATCGCGGCGGCGCAACACTTGCAAGTCCCTTACTTACGCTATGAACGCCCCATCTTATCATCTAATAATGTAGATGGCAAAGCCGAACATTTCGATAGCTTTGAAGCTCTATTATCCACAAACCGCTTGCAAAACAAACGCGTCTTATTAACTGTAGGTTACAGACCGCTACACCTATTTCAAGCTTGGCACGATCGCGCCACATTATTTGCGAGAATTCTGCCTTCAGCGATCGCCATTGAAGCAGCAACACAAGCAGGTTTTACCCCAGATCGCTTAATCTGTCTGCGTCCTCCAATCTCTGCTGAATTAGAACTCGCGCTTTGGCGTCAGTGGCAAATTCAACTTGCGATTACCAAAGCCTCAGGAAAACCAGGGGGTGAAGAGACAAAACGCCTTGTCGCCACTCAACTTGGTATTCCCTTAATTACAATCAGTAGACCAACCGTTAATTATCCGCAGCAAACCAGCGATTTATCTGTTGCACTCGATTTTTGTCGTCAGTATCTCAACTAA